A window of the Roseovarius sp. S88 genome harbors these coding sequences:
- a CDS encoding OmpW/AlkL family protein, with the protein MTKLTALTLTTALCCAAAPSFAQSQGDFTLGFGLHSVTPDSSSSTTAAGLIDVDANIRPTLTFEYFIADRIGLELLVAWPFEHDINLAGAGQIGDTKHLPPTLSLQYHFTNSSNLTPFVGVGVNYTHFFDESTQGALAGAALDLDDSFGLALHAGVDVALSDRGALRADVRWIDIDTDVSVNGAPIGTVNIDPFIFGVAYVLKF; encoded by the coding sequence ATGACAAAACTGACTGCCTTGACCCTCACCACTGCGCTGTGTTGCGCGGCCGCCCCGTCCTTTGCGCAATCGCAAGGCGACTTCACGCTTGGGTTCGGCTTGCACTCGGTGACACCCGATAGCTCCAGCAGCACAACGGCGGCTGGCCTGATCGACGTGGATGCCAACATTCGCCCGACCCTGACGTTTGAGTACTTCATTGCCGACCGCATCGGTTTGGAGCTGCTTGTGGCCTGGCCATTTGAGCATGACATCAACCTTGCTGGGGCTGGGCAGATCGGGGACACCAAACACCTGCCGCCCACCTTGTCGCTGCAGTACCACTTTACCAACAGCTCGAACCTGACGCCGTTTGTCGGTGTCGGTGTGAACTACACGCATTTCTTTGACGAATCGACACAAGGGGCGCTGGCCGGCGCTGCGCTTGACCTCGACGATTCCTTTGGTCTGGCCCTGCACGCTGGTGTGGATGTCGCTTTGAGTGACCGCGGTGCCCTGCGCGCAGATGTGCGCTGGATCGACATCGACACGGATGTTTCGGTAAACGGCGCGCCTATTGGAACGGTCAACATCGACCCGTTTATCTTCGGCGTGGCCTATGTGCTGAAATTCTGA
- a CDS encoding AMP-binding protein, whose translation MLTRAPYEDLRQTFRWDLPERLNMAGQACDRWANEDPERTAIIDLTGPRRDISFTELRGLADSLAHDLVARGVRRGDRVGVLRSQSVWCAAAHLAIWKVGAISIPLFKLFREDALTSRVRDAGAKFIVTDAEGVGMLEPLPEITPLVPEEMDLPRAAFETAAAGPDDPATLIYTSGTTGSPKGALHGHRVLTGHLPGMQISHDFLDHPDDCLWTPADWAWIGGLFNILMTGLALGVPVVASRLPKFEVDACVNIIREASVKNIFFPPTALRILKAAECKIPGLRTVASGGEPLGAEMLDWGREAFGLTINEFYGQTECNLVAGSCSSLFDPNPGCIGKITPGHEVAVIDADGHPTLDEGDVAVRRGSASMMLEYWNRPETTAEKFVGDWMLTGDRGVWDGDYLRFVGREDDVITSAGYRIGPAEIEDCLLTHDAVATVGVVGKPDELRTEIVKAYVVLMPDYDASDDLAKELQEYVKQRLASYSYPREIGFLDVLPMTVTGKVIRKELKARATAEVGE comes from the coding sequence ATGCTGACACGCGCGCCCTATGAAGACCTAAGACAAACTTTCCGTTGGGACCTGCCCGAGCGGCTGAACATGGCCGGGCAGGCCTGTGATCGCTGGGCAAATGAGGACCCGGAGCGCACGGCGATTATCGACCTAACCGGACCGCGCCGTGATATCAGCTTTACCGAACTGCGCGGGCTCGCGGATAGCCTTGCGCATGATCTTGTGGCGCGGGGCGTGCGGCGCGGGGATCGTGTTGGCGTCCTGCGATCGCAAAGCGTGTGGTGCGCCGCAGCGCATCTGGCGATCTGGAAGGTGGGGGCCATTTCCATTCCGCTCTTCAAGCTCTTTCGTGAGGATGCGCTGACCAGCCGGGTGCGCGATGCAGGTGCCAAATTCATCGTGACTGATGCCGAAGGCGTGGGGATGCTCGAACCTTTACCCGAGATCACGCCACTTGTGCCCGAAGAGATGGATCTGCCTAGAGCGGCTTTTGAGACGGCGGCAGCAGGTCCGGACGATCCCGCCACGCTCATTTACACCAGCGGCACCACTGGCAGCCCAAAGGGCGCATTGCACGGTCATCGTGTTCTGACGGGTCATCTGCCCGGCATGCAGATCAGCCACGATTTTCTCGACCATCCTGACGACTGCCTCTGGACCCCTGCCGACTGGGCCTGGATCGGGGGGCTGTTCAATATCCTGATGACCGGCCTTGCGCTCGGCGTGCCGGTGGTGGCCTCTCGCCTGCCGAAGTTTGAGGTGGACGCGTGTGTGAACATTATTCGGGAAGCGTCTGTTAAGAATATATTTTTCCCTCCAACGGCCTTGCGCATCTTGAAAGCGGCGGAGTGTAAAATCCCCGGCCTCAGAACCGTGGCAAGCGGGGGTGAGCCACTTGGCGCGGAAATGCTCGACTGGGGGCGCGAGGCGTTTGGTCTGACGATCAACGAATTTTACGGTCAGACCGAATGCAATCTCGTGGCGGGCAGTTGCAGCAGCCTGTTTGATCCCAATCCGGGGTGCATCGGAAAGATCACACCGGGCCATGAGGTGGCGGTAATTGATGCCGATGGACACCCGACACTGGACGAAGGTGATGTTGCTGTGCGCCGTGGCTCGGCCAGCATGATGCTGGAATACTGGAACCGGCCTGAGACCACGGCAGAGAAGTTTGTCGGGGACTGGATGCTGACCGGGGACCGAGGGGTCTGGGATGGCGACTACTTGCGGTTTGTGGGGCGCGAGGATGACGTGATCACCTCTGCGGGCTACCGGATTGGCCCGGCGGAAATCGAAGATTGTCTGCTGACCCATGATGCGGTGGCGACTGTGGGCGTGGTGGGCAAGCCGGATGAATTGCGCACGGAGATCGTGAAGGCCTATGTTGTGCTAATGCCGGACTACGATGCGAGCGATGATCTGGCGAAAGAATTGCAGGAATATGTCAAGCAACGTCTGGCAAGCTATTCATATCCAAGGGAAATCGGGTTTCTGGATGTCTTGCCAATGACCGTGACTGGCAAGGTCATTCGCAAAGAACTCAAGGCGCGCGCGACGGCGGAGGTTGGTGAATGA
- a CDS encoding isovaleryl-CoA dehydrogenase, with protein sequence MFNAVMKFDLGEDVLALQDMVHRWAQERVKPMAAEVDRSNAFPNELWREMGELGLLGITVSEEYGGAGMGYLAHVVAVEEIARASASISLSYGAHSNLCVNQIKLNGTDAQRAKYLPGLVSGEHVGALAMSEAGAGSDVVSMKLRAEKRNDHYRLNGNKYWITNGPDADTLVVYAKTDPEGGSKGITAFLIEKSMTGFSTSPHFDKLGMRGSNTAELIFEDVEVPFENVLGEEGKGVKVLMSGLDYERVVLAAIGPGIIAGCMDEVMPYMAERKQFGEPIGNFQLMQGKMADMYAAMNSARAYVYECAKACDRGEVTRQDAAACCLYASEVAMTQAHQAVQAMGGAGFLADSPVARLFRDAKLMEIGAGTSEIRRMLIGRELMGAMG encoded by the coding sequence ATGTTTAACGCCGTGATGAAATTCGACTTGGGCGAAGACGTGCTTGCGTTGCAGGACATGGTGCATCGTTGGGCGCAAGAGCGTGTAAAGCCGATGGCGGCGGAAGTCGACCGTTCTAATGCGTTTCCCAATGAGCTTTGGCGCGAAATGGGTGAGTTGGGTCTTCTGGGGATAACAGTGTCAGAGGAGTATGGCGGCGCCGGGATGGGCTATCTGGCGCATGTGGTTGCGGTCGAGGAAATCGCCCGCGCCTCGGCCTCCATCTCGCTCAGCTATGGGGCGCATTCCAATCTTTGCGTCAACCAGATCAAGCTCAATGGCACCGACGCGCAGCGCGCCAAATATCTGCCTGGGCTGGTCAGCGGTGAACATGTCGGTGCGCTGGCCATGTCTGAGGCGGGCGCGGGCAGTGACGTGGTGTCGATGAAGCTGCGCGCCGAGAAGCGGAATGATCACTATCGTCTCAATGGCAACAAGTACTGGATCACCAATGGCCCGGATGCCGACACATTGGTGGTCTATGCCAAGACCGACCCCGAGGGAGGCAGCAAAGGGATCACCGCCTTTCTCATCGAGAAATCCATGACCGGATTCTCAACAAGCCCGCATTTCGACAAGCTGGGCATGCGCGGGTCGAACACCGCTGAGCTGATCTTTGAAGATGTTGAAGTGCCCTTCGAGAACGTGCTGGGCGAAGAGGGCAAGGGCGTGAAGGTGTTGATGTCCGGCCTTGACTACGAACGCGTCGTGCTGGCCGCCATTGGCCCGGGCATCATTGCGGGCTGCATGGATGAGGTCATGCCCTACATGGCCGAACGCAAGCAGTTTGGCGAACCTATCGGGAATTTCCAGCTTATGCAGGGCAAGATGGCCGATATGTACGCTGCGATGAATTCCGCACGCGCCTATGTCTACGAATGCGCCAAAGCCTGTGATCGGGGTGAAGTGACCCGCCAAGACGCCGCTGCCTGTTGTCTGTACGCCTCTGAGGTCGCGATGACCCAGGCGCATCAGGCGGTGCAAGCCATGGGCGGCGCCGGGTTCCTTGCCGACAGCCCCGTGGCGCGGCTCTTCCGCGATGCCAAGCTGATGGAGATCGGAGCCGGCACGTCGGAAATCCGCCGCATGCTTATCGGTCGAGAGCTTATGGGGGCTATGGGGTGA
- a CDS encoding DegT/DnrJ/EryC1/StrS family aminotransferase → MTEVFKGNFTQQEPIPDEGISAALDVLKSGRLHRYNLDPGDVGEVGRLEQEFAASVGAKYCLAVASGGYAMATALRAIGVQPGDKVLTNAFTLAPVPGSIASVNAVPVFVGVTENLTIDLDDLEAKVDQVSVLMLSHMRGHLCDMDRLMAICDAAGITVIEDCAHTMGAYWRDVPSGRFGKIGCYSTQTYKHMNSGEGGFFVTDEDEVMARAIILSGSYMLYGRHGTVPPDEVFERVKYTTPNVSGRMDHLRAAILRPQLASLDQQCKAWNARYKAVEEGLRNTPGLTVVDRPEEETYVGSSIQFLLLNWSTEAVNDVVARCAARGVELKWFGGAEPTGFTSRYDSWRYAPSERMPESDRILRGILDMRLPLTFSLEDCALIARIIRAEVGAVWQGQQAAE, encoded by the coding sequence ATGACCGAAGTCTTCAAAGGCAATTTTACCCAGCAGGAACCGATCCCTGACGAAGGGATTTCGGCGGCGCTTGATGTGCTCAAATCCGGGCGCTTGCACCGCTACAATCTTGACCCCGGTGATGTGGGCGAAGTGGGGCGTCTGGAGCAGGAGTTTGCCGCCTCTGTGGGTGCAAAGTACTGTTTGGCTGTGGCCTCAGGTGGATACGCCATGGCGACGGCTTTGCGCGCGATTGGGGTACAGCCCGGTGACAAGGTGCTCACCAACGCCTTTACGCTGGCCCCCGTGCCCGGCTCGATTGCCAGTGTGAACGCTGTGCCGGTGTTCGTGGGCGTGACCGAGAACCTGACGATTGACCTCGATGATCTTGAGGCCAAGGTGGATCAGGTCTCGGTGCTGATGCTGAGTCATATGCGCGGGCATCTGTGCGATATGGATCGGCTGATGGCGATTTGTGATGCTGCCGGGATCACGGTGATTGAGGACTGCGCGCATACGATGGGGGCCTACTGGCGCGATGTACCTTCGGGACGATTCGGCAAAATAGGCTGTTATTCGACGCAAACCTACAAGCATATGAATTCTGGCGAAGGCGGGTTTTTCGTCACCGATGAGGATGAGGTGATGGCGCGCGCCATTATCCTTTCGGGGTCTTACATGCTCTATGGTCGTCACGGCACGGTGCCGCCCGATGAGGTGTTTGAGCGCGTGAAATACACCACGCCGAATGTGTCGGGCCGCATGGATCATCTGCGCGCGGCTATCCTGCGCCCACAGCTGGCGAGTTTGGATCAGCAGTGCAAGGCGTGGAATGCGCGGTACAAGGCGGTGGAAGAGGGGCTGCGCAACACGCCGGGTTTGACGGTTGTCGACCGGCCAGAAGAGGAGACCTATGTCGGGTCTTCCATTCAGTTCCTGCTGCTGAATTGGAGCACGGAAGCGGTGAACGACGTTGTGGCCCGCTGTGCGGCGCGCGGCGTTGAACTCAAATGGTTTGGCGGGGCGGAACCCACCGGCTTCACCAGCCGCTATGATAGCTGGCGCTATGCGCCGTCGGAGCGAATGCCAGAGTCGGATCGCATCCTGCGTGGCATTCTCGATATGCGCCTGCCGCTGACCTTTTCGCTGGAGGATTGCGCGCTCATCGCCCGGATCATCCGCGCCGAGGTTGGTGCAGTTTGGCAAGGTCAGCAAGCGGCGGAGTAA
- a CDS encoding HAD-IA family hydrolase — protein MTTVVFDLDGTLADTSGDLIAAANACFRQMGVGDMLNPQNDAATALRGGRAMLKLGLSRLNRAEDEAEIDRYYPVLLEAYGQAIDHHTVFYPRAMETVETLKQSGYKVAICTNKPEGLARQLMTSLGVLEDFGALVGADTLPVRKPDAEPLRHAVRQAGGDPARCLLVGDTVTDRETSRAAGVPSVLVTFGPGEDDVRALEPEATIDRFEDLPGVVARLLG, from the coding sequence ATGACAACAGTGGTGTTTGATCTTGACGGAACTCTGGCGGACACAAGCGGAGACCTGATCGCGGCGGCCAATGCGTGCTTTCGTCAGATGGGTGTCGGTGACATGCTTAATCCTCAAAATGACGCCGCGACCGCCCTGCGCGGGGGTCGGGCGATGCTCAAACTTGGGCTGTCCCGACTGAACCGCGCAGAGGATGAGGCCGAGATTGACCGTTACTATCCTGTGCTGCTTGAGGCCTATGGTCAGGCGATAGACCATCATACGGTGTTTTACCCCCGCGCAATGGAGACGGTCGAGACGTTGAAACAGAGCGGCTACAAAGTGGCGATTTGCACCAACAAGCCCGAAGGTCTGGCGCGGCAACTCATGACAAGCCTTGGGGTTCTGGAGGATTTTGGCGCGCTTGTGGGGGCCGATACCTTGCCTGTGCGCAAACCGGATGCCGAGCCTTTGCGCCACGCGGTGCGGCAGGCAGGCGGCGATCCCGCGCGCTGTCTTTTGGTGGGCGATACGGTGACCGACCGAGAAACATCGCGTGCGGCGGGAGTGCCATCGGTTCTTGTGACCTTCGGGCCAGGGGAAGACGATGTGCGCGCGCTGGAGCCTGAAGCCACCATCGACCGGTTTGAAGATTTGCCGGGCGTCGTGGCGCGGCTTTTGGGATGA
- the glmU gene encoding bifunctional UDP-N-acetylglucosamine diphosphorylase/glucosamine-1-phosphate N-acetyltransferase GlmU, with protein MSTALVILAAGQGTRMKSDLPKVLHHVAGAPLLVHAMRAGASLAPEHTVVVTGHGAELVGKAARAYDEDARIAHQAEQKGTAHAVAQAAPELAGFEGDVIVLYGDTPFISPETLARMRDARSTHDVVVLGFEAADPGRYGRLVMSEDALEKIVEFKDSDDATRAITFCNSGVISASAKTLFELIDAVSDDNAAGEYYLTDIVGLARGRGLSATAIACDEAETLGVNSRAELAQAEAAFQARARSEALDNGVTMHAPETVYFGFDTVVGRDTVIEPNVVFGPNVTVESGAHIRAFSHLEGCHVARGAVVGPYARLRPGAELAEDARIGNFVEVKNAQIGEGAKVNHLSYVGDANVGAGSNVGAGTITCNYDGVMKHRTEIGERVFIGSNTMLVAPVTVGDDAMTASGSVITHDVAPEALAIARARQEVKPGMARKLFDILKKKKAIRDKG; from the coding sequence ATGAGTACAGCTTTGGTAATCCTGGCCGCTGGTCAGGGAACGCGCATGAAATCAGACCTGCCCAAGGTGTTGCACCATGTGGCGGGCGCGCCGCTTTTGGTGCATGCCATGCGCGCCGGGGCATCGCTTGCGCCTGAGCATACGGTCGTGGTGACGGGTCATGGCGCGGAGTTGGTCGGAAAAGCCGCGCGCGCCTATGATGAGGACGCGCGCATCGCCCATCAGGCCGAGCAGAAAGGCACAGCACATGCGGTGGCCCAGGCTGCACCAGAACTGGCCGGCTTTGAGGGGGATGTGATCGTGCTCTATGGCGACACGCCGTTTATCTCACCTGAGACATTGGCCCGGATGCGCGACGCGCGCAGCACCCATGATGTCGTCGTTCTAGGCTTTGAAGCAGCTGATCCTGGGCGCTATGGTCGCCTTGTGATGAGCGAGGATGCGCTTGAAAAGATTGTCGAATTCAAAGATTCCGACGATGCCACGCGCGCCATCACATTCTGCAATTCCGGGGTTATTTCGGCCTCTGCCAAGACCTTATTTGAACTGATTGACGCCGTGAGTGACGACAACGCGGCAGGTGAATACTACCTCACAGATATTGTTGGGCTGGCGCGTGGCAGAGGCTTGTCGGCCACCGCGATTGCCTGCGACGAAGCTGAGACGCTCGGCGTCAATTCCCGCGCCGAACTGGCACAGGCCGAAGCGGCGTTTCAGGCGCGCGCCCGGAGCGAGGCCTTGGACAACGGCGTCACGATGCATGCCCCGGAAACCGTCTATTTCGGCTTTGACACAGTTGTTGGCCGCGACACGGTTATTGAGCCCAACGTGGTCTTTGGCCCGAACGTCACAGTTGAATCCGGGGCCCATATCCGTGCCTTCTCACATCTTGAGGGATGCCATGTGGCTCGTGGTGCAGTTGTCGGGCCTTACGCGCGCCTGCGCCCTGGCGCGGAACTGGCAGAAGACGCGCGGATCGGCAATTTCGTGGAGGTTAAGAACGCGCAGATTGGCGAAGGCGCCAAGGTGAATCACCTCAGCTATGTGGGCGATGCCAACGTCGGCGCAGGCAGCAATGTTGGCGCGGGCACGATCACCTGCAATTATGACGGCGTGATGAAGCATCGCACCGAGATTGGTGAGCGTGTGTTCATTGGCTCCAACACGATGTTGGTGGCCCCTGTGACGGTTGGTGACGACGCCATGACCGCCTCAGGCTCAGTCATCACACACGACGTCGCGCCCGAAGCACTGGCCATTGCACGGGCACGACAAGAAGTTAAACCGGGCATGGCGCGCAAGCTCTTTGACATTTTGAAAAAGAAAAAAGCTATTCGGGACAAGGGTTAA